A DNA window from Brassica napus cultivar Da-Ae chromosome C1, Da-Ae, whole genome shotgun sequence contains the following coding sequences:
- the LOC106453709 gene encoding putative calcium-transporting ATPase 13, plasma membrane-type: MPTNVSSHAEKNNLVGVEFLLELPKTLSKSNKKWQVAFIKIYCSRTLLNCAKHAIGKPGLFPRSLSYTAIDLDHPQDHHRDFKIDQETLNDLVKNKNQEKLQSLGGPNGLVSALKTNTRLGINEEADEIQRRRSAFGSNTYTRPPSKSLIHFVIEAFKDLTILILLGCATLSLGFGIKEHGLKEGWYDGGSIFVAVFLVVAVSAVSNFRQNRQFDKLSKVSSNIKIDVVRNGRRQEISIFDIVVGDIICLNIGDQVPADGVLVEGHSLHVDESSMTGESDHVEVNLNGNTFLFSGTKVADGFGKMVVTSVGMNTAWGQMMSHISRDTNEQTPLQTRLDKLTSSIGKVGLLVAFLVLLVLLIRYFTGSTKDESGKREYNGKKTKSDEIVNAVVEMVAAAVTIIVVAIPEGLPLAVTLTLAYSMKRMMKDQAMVRKLSACETMGSATTICTDKTGTLTLNQMKVTDSWFGLESVKASPSSTLSRKVVELFHQGVAMNTTGSVFKAKGSSSEYEFSGSPTEKAILSWAVGELKMDMEEVIREHEVVHVEGFNSEKKRSGVLIKKRREITVHWKGAAEKILAMCSTYYDGSGVVREIQEDDKIQFENIIQSMAAKSLRCIAFAYSDGETKKLKEEKLSLLGIVGIKDPCRPGVKKAVEDCQFAGVNIKMITGDNIFTARAIAVECGILTPEDETNEDAVLEGEAFRSYTQQQRLEKVERIKVMARSSPFDKLLMVKCLKELGHVVAVTGDGTNDAPALKEADIGLSMGIQGTEVAKESSDIVILDDNFASVATVLKWGRCVYNNIQKFIQFQLTVNVAALVINFVAAVSAGEVPLTAVQLLWVNLIMDTLGALALATEKPTNDLMKNKPVGRTAPLITNVMWRNLLAQAFYQISVLLVLQFRGRSIFGVTERVKNTLIFNTFVLCQVFNEFNARSLEKKNVFRGLHKNRLFVGIIVVTVVLQVVMVEFLKRFADTERLNWGQWGVCLAIATASWPIGWLVKSVPVPEKHFFSYLKWKKRS; this comes from the coding sequence ATGCCAACAAATGTTTCTTCCCATGCAGAGAAGAACAACTTGGTGGGCGTCGAGTTTCTTCTAGAACTCCCCAAAACCCTAAGCAAATCAAACAAGAAATGGCAAGTAGCATTCATCAAGATTTACTGCTCAAGAACTCTCCTCAACTGCGCCAAACACGCCATAGGAAAACCCGGTTTGTTTCCTCGTTCCCTTTCCTACACCGCCATTGATCTCGACCATCCTCAAGATCATCACAGAGACTTCAAGATCGATCAAGAAACCCTAAATGATCTCGTCAAGAACAAGAACCAAGAGAAACTCCAGTCTCTTGGTGGCCCAAATGGCTTAGTCTCAGCTCTCAAGACAAACACGCGTCTAGGGATCAACGAAGAAGCCGACGAGATTCAACGCAGGCGTTCAGCGTTCGGGTCCAACACCTACACGAGACCACCATCGAAGAGCCTCATCCATTTCGTGATCGAAGCTTTCAAAGACCTCACGATTCTCATCCTTCTCGGTTGCGCAACGCTCTCTCTCGGGTTCGGTATCAAAGAGCACGGATTAAAAGAAGGATGGTACGATGGAGGAAGCATATTCGTAGCGGTTTTCTTGGTGGTAGCTGTCTCTGCGGTCAGCAACTTCAGACAGAACAGACAGTTCGACAAACTCTCGAAAGTAAGTAGCAACATCAAGATCGATGTCGTTAGAAACGGACGTCGTCAAGAGATTTCGATCTTTGACATCGTCGTTGGAGATATCATTTGTTTAAACATCGGAGATCAAGTTCCAGCGGATGGAGTGTTGGTTGAAGGACATTCACTGCACGTCGACGAATCAAGCATGACCGGAGAAAGCGATCACGTCGAGGTGAATCTAAACGGGAACACATTCTTGTTCTCGGGTACTAAAGTCGCTGATGGGTTTGGTAAAATGGTGGTTACATCCGTTGGTATGAACACAGCTTGGGGACAAATGATGAGTCACATCTCACGCGACACAAACGAGCAAACTCCATTGCAAACTCGTCTCGACAAGCTTACTTCTTCGATAGGAAAAGTCGGTTTACTCGTAGCGTTCTTGgttcttcttgttcttttaaTCCGTTACTTCACGGGAAGCACTAAAGACGAGAGCGGGAAGCGCGAGTATAACGGAAAGAAAACGAAAAGTGATGAGATTGTGAACGCGGTTGTTGAAATGGTTGCGGCTGCGGTTACGATTATAGTGGTTGCGATACCTGAAGGGTTACCGTTAGCTGTGACATTAACATTAGCATATTCGATGAAGAGAATGATGAAAGATCAAGCTATGGTAAGGAAGCTCTCTGCTTGCGAGACAATGGGCTCTGCTACTACTATATGTACCGATAAAACCGGTACTTTGACGCTTAACCAAATGAAGGTAACCGATTCCTGGTTCGGTTTAGAATCAGTAAAAGCTTCTCCTTCTTCTACTCTGTCGAGGAAAGTGGTTGAGTTGTTTCATCAAGGAGTTGCGATGAACACTACAGGGAGTGTGTTTAAGGCTAAAGGATCATCATCGGAGTATGAATTCTCCGGTAGTCCGACGGAGAAAGCCATCTTAAGCTGGGCGGTTGGGGAACTGAAGATGGATATGGAGGAAGTGATTAGAGAACACGAGGTTGTTCACGTTGAAGGTTTTAActcagagaagaagagaagtggTGTACTGatcaagaagagaagagagatcaCAGTTCATTGGAAAGGAGCTGCTGAGAAGATTCTAGCAATGTGTTCTACATACTACGATGGTTCTGGAGTCGTGAGAGAGATTCAAGAAGACGATAAGATTCAATTCGAGAATATCATTCAATCAATGGCAGCTAAATCCCTACGTTGCATAGCGTTTGCTTACTCAGATGGAGAAACCAAGAAGCTAAAAGAAGAGAAGCTGAGCTTACTCGGAATCGTGGGGATCAAAGATCCGTGCAGACCAGGAGTCAAGAAAGCCGTCGAGGACTGCCAATTCGCCGGAGTAAACATCAAAATGATCACCGGAGACAACATATTCACGGCGAGAGCCATCGCCGTAGAGTGCGGGATCTTAACACCCGAAGACGAAACGAACGAGGACGCTGTGTTGGAAGGAGAGGCGTTTCGAAGCTACACTCAGCAGCAACGGCTAGAGAAGGTCGAGAGAATCAAAGTGATGGCGAGATCCTCGCCGTTCGATAAACTCCTGATGGTGAAATGCCTCAAGGAGCTAGGTCACGTCGTGGCGGTTACAGGCGACGGAACAAACGACGCGCCGGCGTTGAAAGAAGCAGATATCGGACTCTCGATGGGGATCCAAGGCACGGAGGTGGCGAAGGAGAGCTCCGATATCGTGATCCTCGACGATAACTTCGCCTCCGTCGCGACGGTTTTGAAATGGGGGAGATGCGTCTACAACAACATCCAGAAATTCATTCAGTTTCAGCTCACCGTCAACGTGGCGGCGTTAGTGATCAACTTCGTGGCGGCTGTTTCCGCCGGAGAGGTTCCGTTGACGGCGGTTCAGTTGCTGTGGGTGAATCTGATCATGGACACGCTCGGCGCGTTGGCTTTAGCTACAGAGAAACCGACTAACGATTTAATGAAGAATAAACCGGTCGGTCGAACCGCTCCGTTGATTACAAACGTCATGTGGAGGAATCTGTTGGCCCAAGCGTTTTATCAGATCAGTGTTTTGCTGGTGCTTCAGTTTCGAGGGAGGTCGATCTTTGGCGTGACGGAGAGAGTGAAGAACACTTTGATTTTCAATACGTTTGTGTTGTGTCAAGTGTTCAACGAGTTTAACGCGAGGAGTCTTGAGaagaagaatgtgtttagaggGTTGCATAAGAACAGGCTCTTCGTTGGGATTATTGTTGTGACTGTGGTCTTGCAGGTTGTGATGGTTGAGTTTCTCAAGAGGTTTGCTGATACTGAGAGGCTGAATTGGGGACAGTGGGGAGTTTGCTTGGCCATTGCGACGGCGTCGTGGCCGATCGGATGGTTGGTGAAGTCTGTTCCGGTACCGGAGAAGCACTTCTTTAGCTACCTGAAATGGAAGAAGAGATCTTGA
- the LOC106453721 gene encoding DNA-directed RNA polymerase IV subunit 7-like: MGLYILETKGLVSFRYRALEQLVDTLESEELCVFLPDRSVVASDLFFPVKPSYSVERKMFIKVKLPWNVMIPAEAMDPNGLMIQRAVLIRLLDAFASKKATKDLGYFIALKNLEEIGEGRIRETTGEIVFPVVFSGITFKMFKGEIVHGVVRQVHKSGVFLRCGPCENVYLSQYKMPGYDYVVQGNPLFMNQNMSRIQIGSTVRVIVLDIQWKEAEKEFIALASLEGNNLGPF, encoded by the exons ATGGGCCTTTATATTTTGGAAACGAAAGGTCTTGTGTCATTTCGATACAGAGCTCTCGAACAGTTGGTCGATACTCTCGAAAGCGAAGAACTCTGTGTTTTCTTGCCTGATCGCTCCGTTGTAGCTTCTGATCTTTTCTTTCCGGTAAAGCCAAG TTACAGTGTGGAAAGAAAAATGTTCATCAAAGTCAAACTGCCATGGAATGTCATGATACCAGCTGAAGCTATGGACCCCAACGGCCTCATGATCCAGAGAGCTGTTCTCATTCGCCTACTCGATGCCTTTGCTTCCAAGAAAGCTACCAAAGATCTCGGCTACTtcatagcactcaaaaacttgGAGGAAATAGGCGAGGGCAGAATCAGGGAAACCACTGGCGAGATTGTCTTCCCGGTGGTTTTCAGCGGAATCACCTTCAAGATGTTCAAAGGCGAGATCGTTCATGGTGTGGTTCGCCAGGTGCACAAGTCCGGTGTCTTCTTGAGATGTGGCCCTTGTGAAAACGTTTACTTATCACAGTATAAGATGCCTGGTTACGACTACGTTGTACAAGGAAACCCGTTGTTCATGAACCAGAACATGTCCCGGATTCAGATCGGTTCCACGGTTCGCGTCATTGTGCTTGATATCCAGTGGAAAGAGGCAGAGAAGGAGTTCATCGCTTTAGCCAGCCTCGAAGGAAACAATCTTGGCCCGTTCTAA